CGCTGGCGCACGCCCACCCGCAGCCCAACGGGCAGCACTTCTCCGCGTCGCTCCACCGCGACGCCTCAGGGACGAGGGAGGACCCGTCGGCCTCGGACGATGACGGCGGCCGCGACGACGACggcgacgaggaggaggaggagggcgagGAAGAGGCGGCGCCCGCGTCCAAGTGGCGAGGGATCGAGTCCGTATTTGAAGCTTATCAGGAATATGTTGAAGGTAAAGAAtgcatttgtcatttttctatCAAGTTTTAACACAGTTGGTTTCAATGCATGTGACTTTTTAAGTCGTAGCGCATCTTGGCCACTAGATGGGGGTAAATCTCTCTGCTAGGACTATGCTGGTTTCGAGATGATAACGCGTCTTTATTATCCCACTATTATGCTCTCACCTTTCATTCCCTTTAAACATGAagcttttccttttaacagtctTTGTTCTTCCACTTGGCTTTTCATGTTCACTGTcgtcacgttttgttttgttttgtttttgttctttgtgtTTCACCCCAGAACAAAGTCTGGAGCGCCAAGTATTGCAGAACCAGTGCCGACGGCTGGAAGCGCAAAACTACAACCTCAGTCTCACTGCTGAACAGCTCTCGCATACTATGGGGGTAagatgcacgcgcacacaccgaGAATGAAACTCGTGGTGCAAGTTTCAGGCAGGTGAATAAATTTTTTGTCGAGTTAAGATGGCACTTTTCAAATCTACTTTTTCTGCTTGCAATAccatttgttagtttttttccagaccgatcaatatcaattatttgtatttgataAAGATGATCAAAATGTGCACCTCTCCAAAATACCTGCTTGTCTCTCACTAGTATCACAATTGACGAGATGACAAAATTGCTACCATCTTGTGCATTTATAGCGTAAACGAGGGCTTGGTTTAAAaacaattgaataatcaatattgaattGATTCTCCTTTTCTAGCCCAATATCAATTgtgtatcaaatatgatacaaGTCAAATGTGGaaattgattttcatttttattttttttgtactcaatTTACAAAGAATATGTATTTTCTCTGATATATTTCATGGTTTATAAACTAAATAGTTAACTTGACCAGTTACTGCTTCCACCAAAGTTACTTTGGAATTGCATATTTGtggaagtttttttatttatttaatttgttttaatgtccttgacatttaagaagaattgatgtttccTAAATAATCCGTCGTCTTGtactgaagtgaatcgaatgggGGGAAAATGCCATCCTTGACACCGATTCCATGTTGTTGCAACCGATTCAGGAGCTGATGTCCCAGAGACAGAAGCTGGCGGTGGAGCGGGAGAAGCTGCAATCGGAGCTGGAGCACTTCAGGAAGTGTTTGACTCTGCCGCAGACGCACTGGCCCAGAGGCGGACATTACAAGGGCTACCCTCCCAGGTGACACCCCCCCTCCTCTGCCCCcttcttaaaacaaaaaagacacccgatgccccccaccccactcctCCCCCAGATATTTCTCCTCTCAGACTTGATAGTAGATGACCCCAATCCAGGCTGATAGAACAATGAAGGGAAATCAGTCGACGTCAGCCACCAAAGGAGATGGGCGAAGGGGGCGGGGCAAGATGAAGTCCTGcttcacacacagacacacacacacacacactctttcctcttcttcttcttcaccgcCACCCAAACAGACAATCCTGCCAACGAGGGAGAAGAGACACTCCGAAAGTCCAAAGGAGCCGCGAGCGCTCCAGCTGGACGTGCACTTAAAAATGAATCTCTGAAGAACTACCTGGTGGTACTGCGTTACAACAAAGACTTTTATTTGAATCGGGGACAGAATGTtgacatgcacatttttttgggggggtggggtggggggggggatattaacaaaaaatgttttatttccaaataggACAAtttgagaatttaaaaaaaaaaaaggtgcttcaGCCTTATATTGTATATAATAATGAAGACTTAAAAGAATTTTTgtaagtttttattattttaatcattgttcttttaaatggaaaaaaaaagcctgccatttttttttttaaatatgtttatgctttttttttttttttttggatttgcAAAAGACAGCCTTGCTTTTTAGTGTTTGTACTGCTGCTGGCCAGAACAGCTGAATTGTGACATGTCGAAGAAAGGGCGAGAAAATGCAAGAtgttatgctgcattcaaggatggtcggaagttcaAACCGGAAAGTGTGTGTACGGGAAcgtccccttgaactcggatattacacttgcgaagtcggaaaaagaaaagaaagaaaaggaccctttttttattattattattattattattattattattgcaaacACAAAGTAAAACTTCAACATAATCATTGAAACAATCACTCAagacaacaaatacaaatagacagaaaacagaaaaagaaagataaagagaaaaaaaaaaaaggttatgctACAATGTACTAGGGGCCTGAGAGGTCAAaagaaaaggaccccgacttcaccaacTGACTACAATTGACGTCattctacaatggcgaccacttttggaaacacagaccgtgaatggtataaaacacaatttactcgagtatgaAACTAGATTCagcttttttcattcataaatattcgacataacttcacgtgAACACAACgcacgtgacagtatgccgctatctcccggcatgaaattatacggcgaactactgaactgtatgaaataagataataaataaataaagcataaTTGCAAgtaggtaagtttgctggaggtcaaaatgagttttaagaaccaaaataaaataaaataaaaattaccactatccgccattttggttgtttactttcgtctTGAACGTTTTCTGGTCGGaactggggggaaaaagaaacctgatatatccgacttccaaccatcctcgaatgcagcattaatttAAATTGGAGCCGCCACCAGGTGGTGCCCACGCGTTGCccttgccacatttttttttattttattttttacccgcAGCAGAGTGCGAAGTCCATTTCAGCTTACTCCGCTTTACTCAACAAAATGTTTGCCTCCCACTGGAGTGTGCACGCAAACCAGTTTTTGTTACTTGACTGGCTTtgacttgatttttttgttttgttttttgttcgacATGAAGTAAAGTGGCCAGCTGATGTTGCTGGTTCCTGAAGACTCCTCCTCACACACATCAAACAGCATCAAGCGAAATGTCCAAGCCTTTTTTTATCCACAACCACGAGGGGCCCAGTGCCAAACAATgcttttcaaattcaaatgatttagccaaaaaaaaaaaatggaaataagctAAAAAAAGCCTACAAAGTCCCATCTTACCCCTCATGCGATGTCCAAGGATCATCTCTAACAATCCAATCCGTTGCCAACATTGACACAAAAACGGATCTGTTTACACTTGTAGCAACCAATCACCTGCAACCCCATTCCAAATTTCACTGTTATTGTCTGCAAAAATGtgcggaaggaaaaaaaaaaaaaatcatcacaaacGGAAGCACAACATCCTCATTTATCAGCATATGAATAAGTgcctcgttttatttttggaccgtTGTTAATCAAACCGTAGCTTCAAAAATGTTTCACGTCCGccccaaacttaaaaaaaaataataatccgggAGCATCGCAGCCTGTTTGTTTGAGGGGTCAGGTGAGCGCGACAGGGTTGCGAACAGTACACAGCGTTAAGCCCCGCCTCCTCCCTCAACCATCCACGCACGGCCACGCCATAGCGCCATTTTACTCAGCGGAGGATGGATGTCTACATGCTGTGAAATcctgttttcaaaaaaaaataaaataataatgttcgTTTGAATCCATTGTAATGTAATATATTCTTTGTTGAATGTAGTAATTAGGTATTTATGAATATATGGCTGtgatttcagacaaaaaaagaaaataaaatatttcaaaaatattcatGTACCTTGGTTTCTTTGTTGAATTCAAAAGTTTGCTTATAGTATTCAATCTGAGATATCAAATAAATGCTTGAAtatgaagtcttttttttttttttttttttttcttccttccttatTGTTCCTGTAAACTGTCCTTAAAGATCCATAGAAGTCTTGAGAATGATGCTCATGGTTAAAAACAAGTCCAACATTGCTTCATTCCAACACGCGTCCTTCAAAAATCCGCAAGCTGTCCCTTACTGGATCCCGGCTGCAGATTCGAGCGTAGCTTGTACAGGCATTTGAGCGAATCGAGGAGGAATCCTCGGATGGTGTTGATCTCCATCAGAGTCAGGTTGTCCAGCTGGACAAGAAGAAGGATTGGTCATACATGAAGACGGACTTCAGATCACCCGTTTATGTCCAACTATCAGTGATAACACCGTGTTTATTGTTAGCATGAAACTAAACAGACTTTGCTAAGGCATGTTTGAACGAACAATATGTAATTCTCGTTGTTTTGTGTCGAGTTGGACAGCCAACTGACCTTGGCATGAGCTTCCTGCTGACTGATGAAGCTGTCGGCAGAGAGGCGGAGTTTCGCGATGCGCGTGTCCCAGATGTCTTTGACAAGTGTGCGGATCTCATCAGCTTTGGGGATGTTGTCAGATGCACTGTGAACaacaaacgcaaaaaaaaacaaaaacaaaaaaaaacaatcgtgtTTCGGAGATTGATACAGAATGACGCAAAACGAGCATACTGGTGATTGCTTCCCTACTCACTGGTTGAGCAGCAGTTTGGTCAGCTCCATGTAATACGGACTGGGAGCAGGCGTGAAGGCGGCCTCTTTCCTCTCAAGCTCTCGCGTCTCCTCAAGTTTGTCTGCAACGTCACGGGAAAGTGATAAATACAGTTACTGTGACAACAggtaagctcttttttttttaactttttttttaggggaaactGATGTAGATATGGTAAAGTTGGGGAAATGAGTGCTACACATTCTTGGTCAGTAGATGGCGGTATGCACCTAAACGTTAACGTAAGGAAAAAAGCTTACTATTGATAACGGTGACTCGAGTAAAACTAGCTAGAGAAAGGCTCAATAATGAAATGTTCATTCAACAAAACAGCAGCTTTAAATTGAACTATGCAGGAATCTCATGAAAAACGTGTGGTCGGATTCAACAAAAGTTGGGCAAACACTgcaatgccttttttttgtttttcttaccaacatccatccagtcaggagGAACGACTCTACATTTCTGTCTTTGTTTCAGGTTGAGGGCCAGCCACACGGGGACATCCAACGGCAAACCGGGATTAAAAGGCCCCAGGTCCCCCTGCAAACGTCAACAAACGCTGCTGGTTAACGAGAAGGTACTCGACGCATGTAGCGACCGACATACTCACCCCGATCAAATATAACTTGTCTAGATTGAAATTAGGAATTATCTTCACCAGCTCTTTCTCGGCGAGGAACTCGACCTCCGAAGGGTCCATGGTTGTCCGCTTGGATTGGAAATAACGACATACGAAAACTTTGTTAGCTTGTCATTGCTAGCATCAACTTTCCCGCGCTGGCTGGAGGCGAGACagtcaaagcaaacaaaacacaggaaaggagcaaaagagccgtgattggttaaacgTGGCAGCTCCCCGGTGACGTGTTAAATGGGTCCTCAAATGGGTGGGTCCCATACGTAGATGTCACATTGAGTGCTCAATTGTACGTTGTTGTCGCCGCCATCTTTGATGTGGCCAAATGGCACTATCTTGCCAAGGTtactaaggaactgagcgataaaagaaaaagagggtcttcaaagcagcacatatttgttaaacacccccccccctcccccaaagcatacgagctgcatatgtctaatctgtacgtatactACAGTAGATTGCTtgtgagatgggaggagtacgATGTCTGCCCTGTGGTTTCAaaggcttgcacgggcgtgtacgAGCTagtggctatccagtaatatattcagatcagtacGGTTTGCAACATACGTGGAGAAATATCTGatccaaaatattgaaaataaaatgaatgccattcgttttcattttaatcaacacaaatcaaagcaaaacacaaaatattaattCATATTCCCTTGAAACTGACatgatttttttccaccccaatgATAATGCAGTGCTGGACATGTACCATGAGTATGACAAAGAGTACATTCAGTTAAAAGATAATCTGTAAAAATGTTGTGATCGCACGTGACTAAAGTTACAGGCTATTGCTGACGTAAAGTATTAAAAATCTGTTGCACTGTATTTTTACAATCATACAGTAACACGGTATTCTAATTTTTAGGAGTAAGAATTAAGAGGACTCAATTGAGTAAATATACAGTAATAACATAGAAAGCAAATAAACGAGGCAAAACAAAATATCTTGAGAGGAGTTCCGAATAACTTAAAAATATCAATCTCTATTTGCTGGTGCTTATACAAAAGAATACAGTACAGTCATTTTAACACAACATATGTTTTGGATGTGTGAAAACAAAGCAACAACACTCTATTAATCATATCTCAGTAGTAGTACAAGAATCTCCAAGTTCAAATCATTTACAGTagcgccttgagatacgagaacctacttgggattttttttttttttttttttttttagatgcagccttttttgtttgttcgtttgCTCTAACTCACAAACATTATGTGATGTGAGTGAACTCAGTTCAGCTTACGTGACACCAAgaagcagtttggcagatagtcAACATTTCTTCAAAAAAGCTGCTTGAAAACACTTACCAGTCGAGTTGACTTTTTATATAACCAAACCATATTACTCAGCCATGTTAAACTATGTCAGCTTAATGCTAAATCATAATGCAAAACGTGTTTTCATAAACTTTTAGGCAACaaatatatgaataaaaatggAGTAACAAATGTAGACAAACAACCTTAGCTCATATATTCTTTATactatgcacacacaaaaaaagactaataaaGTTTACCGAGTCCGTTGTGAAACTCTCGTctttgtattatactgcccccatatGGCCAAGATGCACATAACAAGCACAATGTTCGTTGGATTGAAACAGAAAATGTGCCAAAAACAGTTTCATTctttacaatttatttaattctgTCATATTAGATTGCtatacttgtttaaaaaaaatggctgaaacGGATTAAaagcatttctattcatttcaatgggaaaagttGATTTGAGATCCAAGTATTTTACACCATGAAGCGAATAAaatttgtatctcaaggcaccactgttttttgttttgttttgtttttttatctcagTATGGCTACTTCATTTACATGTAAAGAAGAACTAAATCAATCAAATATTTTCCAAGTTGAATTAATTCATTTAGAACTACGAATAAAGACACagcattctcttttttttctttttttttttttaaatgcattgagCCACATTATGTCTGCAATGCCTGCTCCAAGTGCACATCAGGTGCTTGCCCTTGAGATCTGGTGTCGGCGTTCCACAAAAGTCTGGACAGTACCAAGAACTTCAAGTGGAACCGGGGCTGTGTTGAGCAACGTGCGCTCCTGCGCCACCGAGTAGAAATGGCAACCGCCGccgtgcgctttttttttttttaagctttgcaCGGCTGACGGACTTAGCACAGGTCCAAAACAGACTTGTTAATCACCGGGTTGGTCCAGTCGTTCCTCAGGTCGTCCAGGTGATTGTCAAAGTCGATCAAGTTCTCGTAGGACCTTCCCTCGAGAAGAGCCGACGTGATCTTCTGCGCTTCGCTCCAGTCCTCGAAGGAGTCGCTGGAAATGTTGGCAAACGGGGTCACGCTATCATTTTTGAAACCAGCATTTGATTTGAACGTACGACAGACACTCACAGATTGACATCCCGGCTTTTCCACTTATTTTCGTGATGATCATAAATGAGCACAATGGGCTCGCGGCAGCTCATTTTTAATCTGCTGCTGTCCAcctgaaaacaaacacaatggattggaagggaaaaaaaaaaaaaagtctacacaccactGTTCAAATGCTCACTTTGTGATATGAAAAATAGATAtaccattaaaaaatatattattaatatcACCTAAGacgttttaagatttttactaAGGAAAAGATATCCTGTCAACCATGTCTCTTTCAAAACCTGCCATGAAGAGAAAATTTGGCGACAAGAACAGGAATGTtgtatattagttttttttttttttgtggtttgttttTCAAGCACAGATGCACCACGACATCTTGAATGCAGAGAAAGTTGTGGTGCTCTAGAAATGTGACATCATGATAATACTGCGGGAGAAAGCAAATAAGTGTCCACTAAAGTAATGTTATTACATAAAGGGGTggcacaataaaaaataaaataaaaataaaaaagtcaaaatgatttttttaccatAACAATTGCAGCTTCGCTGAAGCATTCAGAAATCCTTGCAGCCACTTTTTCTGCAACTTGGTTGGGTCTGCAAAGGAGAGGATGACAAACGAGAGACGTACTTTATAATGTGTTTCAACTGgttattgaataaaaaaaaataaaaaataaaacaggaagttCTCATTACCTTGAATCCTTTGTGCGTTCGTTGGCTTGATAGTATCCGGcgatgacataattgttttcTTTGCACCAAGTGTCAATCTACAAGGACAAAGTAACACTGTATTACTGTATACCATTAATATCCAATTatctatccattcatccattacacagaatttaattaaaataaagtcaGAGGACCTGCATTTAAAGCAGTAGACTCCAAAATCACTATACACATTGTCACTTTCTTGCAAAGTTAATTGCAACTGTCTCCAGCAACTACATTTTATTGTTTCCAGGTGgacaaaaatatacagtaatagTGAAAATTTTCTATTTAATAATTATGTAGtttataaacatttattttaactttttaaatctAACTTTTGCATTTTAATTCAGGCAataagtcatcttttttttctatagtTAAGTGCAGTGTTAACAGAAATATGTACTTTttaggaatatatatatattttttaatcttttataTTAACTAACTATAGTGTTGCCTTACTGCGTTTTGATGATGTGGTGGTGGCACTTGGAAAGTCGAGTATCTGTTGttacgacatttttttttaatcattttgaaGATTAGAATTGgcatttgttttgaaatactgTACTGCAAATCGAAACGTCTTGTCTGACACTATTTAAGACGCTCAAATAAGCACAAGAAgcatcagcactttttttttttttgaatcaatACTTGTAATTAGTTTCTGCACTTTGGTGTTAGAGCTCAAACAGACATGCAAGTGGGTGTAatagtgacagaaaaaaaaaagaactcaccAATGTTAAAGCAACTTCTAGCATGGGAGCAAGAGCCAAAGTGCCGTGGAAGAGCGGCACGCAGTCCACACACAGGACGGGATCGTGGtgactctctttctttctctccttGGCTTTTTCGGCAACCAGCAGCCCGTTGACGGCGCTGTGCGGATACTTGGCGGCGTGCAGGAGCATTTTGCAGTAAGCCTGACTTGTCAGCTGAATCGGCATGATCGTGAAGGAGTTGATCGGGCTCGCTCTCGTGCCACACGACGTAAAAATACTTCTGACAAGTTAGCTAATTATATCGCATATCACACCAGTTGGGAAAAAGTAGCACAGCATGTGGTTAAGTTTCCAAACGAGTAAGAGTATCATTTAAATCTCGCCGCAACAGACAGATGTCGCATATCATATGAAATTGTGAAGTCTAAAATAAGACAGTTCAGATGAGCTAAGAGAAAAGTTAAAATCGTACTTCCTCGGAGCACACTAGTGATTCAGAACCGGTGCGGCCGTAAACCAGATTGTTGTAACATAAAATGACATTATTTGTCGTAAATGGCAGAGTAGTTCATGACCAACTAAGTACTTCCGGTCTACTGCACTTCCTTTGAGAATTTCCGTGGACGACAGCAAGCAAAATACAGTAAGCGCCGTAACAACATCTTTCTTAATTCTCACCGattaaaattcacatttctaGACGTAATCATTgttcattttcaaagtctaagcACTACTCTTACGGTTGTCGCCACTTTGGGCCGCATTCGGCAGCAGCACACGGGTGACTTTGTCAAACGGCATCGAAGCTCACTCGAGCTGTTAGCATGTAGCAGCTAATACATTCCGTTAACGACATTACATTCGGCGCTTGTCTTTCCACGGCCTCGTGCGAACACGATTTCCACGAGCGAATCGAGTTTCGAATCACACACTGCGTCGTAAAACCCCATAAATAACAAGACGGATGTTATTGAATGAAGCCGGGTCGCTTTGACCTTGCGTGTGCTGCTATGCTAACGTTAGCAGGCATCACGGCGACAAACCAAATGCTAAAAGTCaacctttgattatttttactatAACCCGAAATTGTACGtaaattttgaaaaactttttttaaagtttgtatagtgcttacttttttttagttttgtaaccACATTTCATTGCATTGAGGTGTTTTCTTGCACGAGAGGGCAAGTGTCAATTAAGTTAGTGCTTTATAAATCATCATGTCGTGATTTAATTTGATTACGATGTGCACCAAATGTGGTGGCTTTTAAGTGTCTGGCCTTTACACACAATTTGTCACCAACTTCCCTAGACGTTTGCATGTAAACCTTGTCATTTTGTATAACactgtactttttatttgtattccaCAGAATGCTGGCAACCAGAGCCCTGAGTCTTGTTGGCAAACGTGCCATTTCTACATCTGTCTGCTTACGCGGCAGTCATGGTGATGATCACATTTGTTAGCCAATAGCGTAGATGCCAAAGTAATTTTTGAACGTTTTCAGAAAACAAGAAAAGTGACAAATACGACCAGCAAAGATGAGTCCAGTTGCTTTGttccagtggttctcaaccccggtcctcgagtgtccctatccagcctggtttccatgtctccctcagccaacacacGTGAGGATCGGTATCGGtcttcatgcagagcttgctgatagtGGGAAACGCGTGTTGGCTGAAGGAGACATATGCCACTTTTCCATTACAACAGGCGAGCGGCGGGATAATTTGAACTGTCCAAGCTTGCATACCCGCAATATACGTGGCTCTGCCCCAACATTTCACGGGTGGCAAGTACGCCAAACATTAAACCgtatttacaatttcatatggaaccaccatggatgaaatattgccatCTTAATTTCACGACCGGGTTTTGTGAAGCTTATTTCTAAATGGAGAGCTCAGCCTCATTCATTTAACTGCGGCtcgagctctcattcaagtgaatggtaACACGTGACCAGGCGAGCAGTGTGTGCACtcgcaattttatttttttattttttttaaaccacaatcattacaaatccatccaaaagtatcttttaaattgtaaatgaaGTTCAGCGCTGTTGTAAaactttattatatttttaggattttggcGGAGACCGGCGCTTGCATAAAATAAGGAAATGCTTGCTGCGTCGGTCAGCCAATCAGATGGCAGTGATGACAGCCCTGCTCGGCCCCagacgaccggcgctgcagaaccaccTCCGAGATGGTTCTAAAAAGCGGTTCTGTTGTAACCGCTCAGCCCCAAA
Above is a genomic segment from Festucalex cinctus isolate MCC-2025b chromosome 4, RoL_Fcin_1.0, whole genome shotgun sequence containing:
- the gins2 gene encoding DNA replication complex GINS protein PSF2, whose translation is MDPSEVEFLAEKELVKIIPNFNLDKLYLIGGDLGPFNPGLPLDVPVWLALNLKQRQKCRVVPPDWMDVDKLEETRELERKEAAFTPAPSPYYMELTKLLLNHASDNIPKADEIRTLVKDIWDTRIAKLRLSADSFISQQEAHAKLDNLTLMEINTIRGFLLDSLKCLYKLRSNLQPGSSKGQLADF
- the emc8 gene encoding ER membrane protein complex subunit 8, which gives rise to MPIQLTSQAYCKMLLHAAKYPHSAVNGLLVAEKAKERKKESHHDPVLCVDCVPLFHGTLALAPMLEVALTLIDTWCKENNYVIAGYYQANERTKDSRPNQVAEKVAARISECFSEAAIVMVDSSRLKMSCREPIVLIYDHHENKWKSRDVNLDSFEDWSEAQKITSALLEGRSYENLIDFDNHLDDLRNDWTNPVINKSVLDLC